A region from the Excalfactoria chinensis isolate bCotChi1 chromosome 11, bCotChi1.hap2, whole genome shotgun sequence genome encodes:
- the CENPT gene encoding centromere protein T isoform X3: MVRRAAFHGALLTHRQPAGAGPGSGGPELHLHRQVDGLHVLGRAPYRGLGGGAGALRGRGGGGGGGSSGGGAGAAGGPRCFALVDAAQREDGGDPHQVGLAAALEVLAADPVPGGGLEGAEAAADARPGDVLQPEAPQLLVLGEGVEVQRLVAVRVVVAARHAAGEARHGGGPSGRGRGAPPPDYSSHKANRGLSPLADAARPGRTGTTRPTMQRGEREAERRLSAAPELRAPHCAASQNYRSRRAARRRRLPSGAARSRETAVRARLSTRRLSRGFAMAGRAGLRAGRGASRTPSGAVRASPRHHRARVRKQEPVLSAVAGSGSRKENKAGSTQPRFRPNAFSELDNATPRLMLRRIIQNQPQVSPLALQTVQLNEQEDVRPEPPSQRTSSTVELQLPDLAPEDKSVTTFHMTRKRKKLSISEFERAADKRLTQNQAHSMLDSTLARSFRMSVGSVMAPDTVEKRGLLRRPQNRRAIDIAAFEGGVEQNMLQIKAQDYLVDLQASSLIGTTTIRTDTEVVLSNTELFVEPQFEQNHLAVEPQLSDSKTSAQRSNTSAHREASMEDLVSGASADEGKARRFSEKDLITDREHVDGMTKKTPAKQGEEEQDHSQQNDPMEQFSESEEMAGTTEHHADAEYSERSEKKLSRKAESQLTATQDVGIEMEMTPLEGGGVAEGAEHQDLSKAELEMAGSVGAGSLGRDSPASYSPEKSGTKPLKEAVEQTGEIERGTITGELDAAEVFTEDESEIEDNENEEISMKTPTFVRAAADRPHPVLPSPRPVKSAAPELPPQPVRAKPVPKSSGPTERKTREPEIARGLIKQIFSHYVKMPVARDAYKIVEKCSERYFKQISSDLEAYSQHAGRKTVEMADVELLMRRQGLVTDKMPLHVLVERHLPLEYRKLLIPIAVSGNKVIPCK; the protein is encoded by the exons ATGGTCCGGCGGGCCGCCTTCCACGGGGCCCTCCTGACCCACCGGCAGCCAGCAGGGGCTGGGCCCGGCAGCGGCGGCCCCGAGCTCCACCTGCACCGTCAGGTCGATGGGCTTCACGTCCTCGGCCGCGCCCCCTATCGGGGCCTcggcggcggggccggagccctgcggggccgcggcggcggcggcggcggcggcagcagcggcggcggggcgggggcggcgggcggcccgCGCTGCTTTGCGCTCGTTGACGCCGCGCAGCGGGAAGATGGTGGGGACCCGCACCAGGTAGGACTTGCGGCCGCCCTGGAAGTGCTCGCTGCAGACCCGGTGCCCGGTGGTGGGCTGGAAGGTGCTGAAGCAGCCGCTGACGCCCGCCCGGGAGACGTTCTTCAGCCAGAGGCGCCTCAGCTCCTCGTCCTTGGGGAAGGTGTAGAAGTGCAGCGCCTTGTCGCGGTGCGAGTTGTTGTAGCAGCCCGGCACGCAGCAGGTGAAGCCCGGCATGGCGGGGGTCCCTCGGGGCGCGGACGCGGGGCCCCCCCGCCGGACTACAGCTCCCACAAGGCCAACCGCGGCCTCTCGCCGCTCGCCGACGCCGCCCGCCCGGGCCGCACCGGAACTACGCGGCCCACAATGCAGCGCGGGGAGCGGGAGGCCGAGCGCCGCCTCAGCGCCGCGCCGGAACTACGCGCCCCACACTGCGCTGCGTCTCAAAACTACCGCTCCCGGCGTGCCGCGCGGCGACGGCGCCTCCCGTCGGGCGCTGCGAGATCTCGCGAGACTGCCGTGCGCGCGCGGCTTTCGACGCGACGGTTATCCCGGGGCTTCGCTATGGCCGGCAGGGCCGGACTACGAGCCGGCCGCGGGGCGTCCCGCACACCGAGCGGCGCCGTCAGAGCGTCTCCGAGGCACCACCGGGCTCGGGTGAGGAAGCAGGAGCCCGTCCTGTCCGCTGTG GCTGGATCTGGCTCCAGGAAGGAGAACAAGGCCGGCAGCACCCAGCCGAGGTTCAGACCCAATGCCTTCTCTGAGCTGGACAATGCCACGCCGCGCCTCATGCTGCGGAGGATCATCCAGAACC AACCACAAGTGTCGCCTCTAGCACTTCAGACAGTTCAGTTGAATGAACAAGAAGATGTTCGACCAGAGCCTCCATCTCAGAGGACTTCTAGCAC GGTGGAACTGCAACTGCCAGACCTTGCTCCTGAAGATAAATCTGTCACTACGTTTCACATGActaggaagagaaagaaactcaGCATCTCTGAATTTGAGAGAGCAGCGGACAAGCGGCTTACTCAGAACCAGG ctcaTTCAATGTTGGACAGCACTTTGGCTCG ATCTTTTCGCATGTCAGTTGGTTCAGTGATGGCACCGGACACTGTTGAAAAAAGAGGCTTACTCCGGAGGCCGCAGAATCGCAGAGCTATTGACATTGCTGCTTTTGAAGGGGGAGTGGAACAGAACATGCTGCAGATAAAAG CGCAAGATTATCTTGTGGATTTGCAAGCATCGTCTCTGATTGGAACAACTACAATAAGGACTGATACAGAAGTTGTGCTGAGTAATACAGAGCTCTTTGTTGAGCCTCAGTTTGAACAGAACCATCTTGCTGTTGAACCACAGCTATCAGATTCAAAGACTTCAGCACAAAGAAGCAATACTTCTGCTCACAGGGAAGCGAGTATGGAGGACCTGGTGTCTGGTGCGAGCGCAGATGAGGGAAAAGCCCGGAGATTTTCTGAAAAGGACTTAATAACTGATCGTGAACATGTTGATGGGATGACTAAGAAAACACCTgcaaagcagggagaagaggagCAGGATCACTCCCAGCAGAATGACCCGATGGAACAGTTCTCTGAGTCAGAAGAAATGGCCGGCA CTACAGAGCACCATGCAGATGCTGAATATTCTGAACgttcagagaagaaactgtcaagaaaagcagaatcacagctaACAGCAACCCAGGATGTTGGAATCGAAATGGAAATGACCCCTTTAGAAGGAGGAGGAGTAGCAGAAGGCGCTGAGCACCAAGACTTGTCCAAAGCTG AGCTGGAGATGGCTGGAAGCGTTGGAGCTGGAAGTCTTGGCAGGGATTCTCCTGCTTCATATTCCCCTGAAAAATCTGGGACAAAGCCATTAAAAGAAGCTGTTGAGCAAACAGGTGAAATAGAGCGTGGGACCATCACAGGAGAACTGGATGCTGCTGAAGTGTTTACTGAGGATGAAAGTGAAATAGAAGACAACGAGAATGAAG aaATTTCCATGAAGACACCCACGTTTGTCCGTGCTGCAGCTGACAGACCACATCCTGTGCTGCCATCTCCACGTCCTGTGAAATCCGCTGCTCCTGA GTTGCCCCCTCAGCCGGTGCGGGCTAAGCCAGTTCCAAAGAGCTCAGGAccaacagagaggaaaacacgTGAGCCTGAAATAGCAAGAGGGCTGATAAAGCAGATATTTAGCCATTATGTGAAAATGCCAGTGGCCAGAGATGCCTATAAAATTGTTGAAAAATG CTCTGAGAGATACTTCAAGCAGATTAGCAGTGATCTGGAAGCTTACAGCCAGCATGCAGGTAGGAAGACGGTGGAGATGGCTGACGTGGAACTCCTCATGAGAAG GCAAGGGCTGGTGACAGACAAGATGCCATTGCACGTGCTGGTGGAGCGTCACCTCCCTCTGGAGTACAGGAAGCTGCTGATTCCCATTGCTGTGAGTGGGAATAAAGTGATTCCCTGCAAGTGA